The proteins below come from a single Malus sylvestris chromosome 3, drMalSylv7.2, whole genome shotgun sequence genomic window:
- the LOC126617248 gene encoding receptor-like protein kinase HERK 1: MMGCFKFDLFIWVLSLLCLGLLCSGFVPADNYLIDCGSLANTTVGNRVFLADNLASKYLSSPKDVVANVSLKSITSFGDSPLYQTARIFPESSKYTFSISHSGRHWIRLYFYPFVFGSYDLSKAKFSISAQNFALLTDFSVQNTTLKEFSVNVTADSLVITFTPSSNSFAFLNAIEVVSVPDQLITDDVSSGSEKFQGLMNQALETAWRVNMGGPIVSFENDTLWRTWVPDQSFLVNENLAKDFSNIAAVKYDVGLATEDIAPQTVYGTLTEMNSADNPNSNFNVTWEFTVDPGFQYLVRFHFCDVVSKSLNQLYFNVYVDSSNVAPDLDLSTLTINKLAVPYYLDIVTASIVRNKLRISIGPSAVNNAYPNAILNGLEIMKMNNSAGSLSGTNSVSPSNSSSKSNVGVIVGASVGSFIAVALAGVLFVLCRRRKRLADQGHSKTWSPFSMNGTNSHTMGSKYSYGTTASAASNYSYRFPFGVVQEATNNFDESWVIGIGGFGKVYKGTLNDGTKVAVKRGNPRSQQGLAEFRTEIEMLSQFRHRHLVSLIGYCDDKNEMILIYEYMENGTLKGHLYGSGHPSLSWKQRLEICIGSARGLHYLHTGYAKAVIHRDVKSANILLDENLMAKVADFGLSKTGPEIDQTHVSTAVKGSFGYLDPEYFRRQQLTEKSDVYSFGVVLFEVLCARPVIDPSLPREMVNLAEWAMKWQKKGQLEQIIDSTLAGKIRPDSLRKFGETAEKCLADYGVDRPSMGDVLWNLEYALQLQETEIPGDAEENSTNMIGELSPQINNYSNVDTNDSAVQFEVSSVDDLSGVSMSKVFSQLVKSEGR, from the coding sequence ATGATGGGTTGTTTTAAATTTGATCTGTTCATTTGGGTTTTATCCCTATTGTGTTTGGGATTGTTGTGTAGTGGATTTGTTCCTGCTGACAATTACCTTATAGACTGTGGATCACTTGCCAATACTACAGTGGGTAACCGTGTTTTTCTAGCTGATAACTTGGCTTCCAAATATCTTTCATCCCCAAAAGACGTTGTTGCCAATGTTTCTTTGAAATCAATCACTTCCTTTGGTGATTCGCCGCTGTATCAGACAGCACGAATCTTCCCCGAATCCTCTAAGTACACCTTTTCCATAAGCCATAGCGGTAGGCATTGGATCCGCCTTTACTTCTATCCGTTTGTTTTCGGTAGTTATGATCTGAGCAAGGCGAAGTTCTCCATTTCCGCCCAAAACTTTGCCCTCCTTACTGATTTCAGTGTTCAAAACACTACTCTTAAAGAATTTTCGGTGAACGTGACTGCAGATAGCCTTGTTATCACCTTCACCCCTTCCAGCAACTCGTTTGCATTCCTAAATGCTATAGAAGTTGTTTCAGTCCCCGACCAACTCATCACTGATGATGTCAGCTCTGGGTCAGAGAAATTCCAGGGTTTGATGAATCAGGCTCTGGAGACAGCTTGGAGGGTGAATATGGGTGGACCAATAGTGTCTTTTGAGAATGATACCCTGTGGCGAACTTGGGTTCCTGACCAAAGTTTTCTAGTAAATGAGAACCTTGCAAAAGATTTTTCGAACATTGCTGCTGTTAAGTATGATGTTGGTTTGGCAACTGAGGACATTGCTCCACAAACTGTCTATGGAACCCTTACTGAGATGAACTCGGCAGATAATCCAAACAGCAATTTCAATGTTACCTGGGAGTTCACGGTGGATCCAGGATTCCAATACCTTGTTCGATTTCACTTTTGCGATGTAGTAAGTAAATCTCTCAATCAGCTGTACTTCAATGTTTATGTTGACTCTTCCAATGTTGCTCCAGATCTTGATCTGAGTACTTTGACAATCAATAAGTTGGCTGTGCCATATTATCTGGACATTGTTACAGCGTCCATTGTCAGAAATAAGCTGCGTATTAGTATTGGCCCTTCTGCTGTAAACAATGCTTATCCCAATGCCATTCTAAATGGGCTCGAGATTATGAAAATGAACAACTCAGCAGGCAGCCTCAGTGGAACAAACTCAGTTTCTCCTTCGAATTCAAGTTCGAAAAGTAACGTTGGAGTAATTGTGGGTGCCAGCGTTGGGTCATTTATTGCAGTGGCGTTGGCTGGGGTTCTCTTTGTTCTGtgcagaagaaggaagagactGGCAGACCAAGGCCATTCAAAGACTTGGAGTCCCTTTTCCATGAATGGAACCAATTCTCACACCATGGGAAGTAAATACTCATATGGGACAACTGCTAGTGCTGCTTCTAACTATAGTTATCGTTTTCCTTTTGGGGTAGTACAGGAGGCTACGAATAACTTTGATGAGAGCTGGGTTATTGGAATCGGTGGTTTTGGGAAGGTATACAAAGGAACCTTGAACGATGGAACTAAAGTGGCTGTCAAGAGGGGAAATCCACGGTCTCAACAGGGACTTGCAGAGTTCAGGACTGAAATTGAGATGCTATCTCAGTTCCGTCACCGCCATCTTGTCTCATTGATTGGGTATTGTGATGACAAGAATGAGATGATTCTGATATATGAATATATGGAGAACGGAACCCTGAAGGGTCATCTCTATGGCTCAGGTCACCCCAGCTTAAGTTGGAAACAAAGGCTTGAAATATGCATTGGATCTGCTAGAGGACTTCACTACCTTCACACTGGTTATGCAAAAGCAGTTATCCATCGTGATGTGAAATCCGCAAACATCTTGCTTGATGAGAACCTCATGGCCAAGGTTGCTGATTTTGGGCTTTCTAAGACGGGGCCTGAAATCGATCAAACCCATGTCAGTACAGCAGTTAAAGGGAGTTTTGGATACCTTGATCCTGAATATTTTAGAAGGCAACAACTGACAGAGAAATCAGATGTGTATTCATTTGGGGTGGTTTTGTTTGAGGTTCTTTGTGCAAGACCTGTTATAGATCCGTCTCTTCCGAGGGAAATGGTGAACTTGGCTGAATGGGCAATGAAATGGCAGAAGAAGGGGCAGTTGGAGCAAATCATAGATTCAACTCTTGCAGGCAAAATCAGACCAGATTCTCTGAGGAAATTTGGAGAAACCGCCGAGAAATGCTTGGCTGACTATGGTGTTGACAGGCCCTCCATGGGAGATGTGTTGTGGAATCTAGAGTATGCCCTTCAACTCCAAGAGACAGAAATTCCAGGCGACGCTGAAGAAAATAGTACCAATATGATTGGGGAGCTATCCCCACAAATCAACAATTACAGTAACGTCGATACAAATGACTCTGCTGTGCAATTTGAAGTCTCGAGTGTGGATGATCTTTCAGGTGTTTCTATGAGTAAAGTGTTCTCACAGCTGGTGAAGTCCGAGGGTAGGTAA